The genomic segment CACCGTAGAATTTGGTCATCCTAGTTGTAGCTATCGTAATCTTGCAAAGCAGATGGATAATGGCATCACATACTGACTCCTAATTATCTCGTAAATGTTCCGATTTTGATATTTGGTCAATGCAGCCTCAAATGATGGGCATAGCACCTGCCCGCGTCCCACTCCCAGTAGATATTGCAGAGGATGGACCGATTTATGTTAATGCAAAACAGTACCATGGGATCTTAAGGCGGAGGCAGATACGTGCAAAGCTTGAGGCTCAGAACAAACTCGTTAAAAACAGAAAGGTATTTGGATACTTTTTGTCGTCATTGTCTTGAATCTTGACTAAAGAATTCATTCTTAGAGAATAGTATCTACTTCGGTGTTCTGGTACGGAAAGGTTCATCATTTTGATCATTAAGGCCGACGAAACATGCAAATAGGTTGGTTATAGAGATCTAacagaaggaaaaaagaaattgacAATCTTCTTCTGCCGGTGGGTGGAGGGAGGGAAACTTCTCGACTTCTTCTATCGTTCTTCATTATCAATTTTCGGACTTATTATTCTCCTTGTCTTTTATTGCATGCAGCCATATCTTCATGAGTCGCGGCATCTTCATGCAGTGAATAGAGTTAGAGGATCTGGAGGACGTTTCCTTAGCTCAAAGAAAGCGCTTCAATCTGATCCAAATAGTTACCCTGCTAACTCAACTTCTTCTCGAGACTCAGTTGAGCATGAAGGTTCAACGTCTGCTTTCTCAAGTGTCAGACAAGATGTCATCCACAACGGCATCAGCTTCCAGCAGCAGCAGCAGCCTGATCAAATGGCCTTCAGCGTGTCCTCTCATATGGGTATTAACATGCAAGGCAATGGGACTCAACAACGTGCTCCAGTTGTCCGGTGATTATAACTTCTTTTAACTGTCAAAGACAGTCACCGGCAGGCAATTCATCCTTGGCTTTTACCTTTTGTTATTTAGTCTCTCTGGTTTTTTGCAAGTGTCAACTGGTTTCTACTGTTATAACGGTGAATTTGGTCGATAATCCTAGATTTATCGAACCTTCGATTGAAGAAAAGAAAGTCTTCTGTTCTGAATTAGTTGTCTGTTTTGCTGCACGTCTGCGCTTAGCGTGTAATGGTTATGCAGTGAAGTTGTTAACGATAAACCGAAAAGAAAAACAGACAAAATGGTTGCTGGTTTGTGTATTGAGTGAAACAAGAGGTTGATGTAATGCTAAGTTTACTCAAAACAGTTAATGTGTAATTTGTTCAGTGGACTTCATTGAATTgaatgtatctttttttttttttgatttcccaTTTGGTGTCCGGTACCCACATTGGAGCCTTCCTAATCCGGATTCACGccgggtagggccccattcgggggaatagcgctcccaacagagtttttttCCATGCCCAGGGTCGAACCCAATTGAATGTATCTTTTGTGTTCTGTAAATACTCAGGGGGTGTGCTAGCTATAGAGGTAGACTTTTTGTGTGTTccggaaaatgttttccaatttttTCATGTTCCGTTGGTCAAGTGAAATGTAACTTCCTTACTGGAAGTACGGAAAAACAAGTTCACTAGACATACTGACATTTCTCAAACACACCTCATCTTCGCCCCCACTTGCTCGTATATGCCTGGAGTTTAGTCGGAGAGTTCTCAACTCGCAAGGTTGCTTTTTCGAGTTAGTAAAGCAAATATACTAACATTGTTACATAACATCCCTCAGAAGAACATTTTCCTGAGTATGTTTTCCGATTTTTGCATGTTCCGTTGATCAAAATTTTCAGAAAACACACTAAGAAAACGAGTTCCTTAGTGGAAGTACGGAAAACAAGTTCACCAGGCATACCGACATTTCTTAAACACACCTCATCTTCACCCCAACTCACTCGTATATGCCTGGAGTTTAATTGGAGAGTTTTTAACTTGCACACCACTTCCCTACTGAAAGTACGAGAAAACAAGTTCATAAGTGACATTTTGACATTTCTCAAACACACTTCATCTTCACCCCTACTCACTCGTATATGCTTGGAGTTTAGTCGGAGGGTTTTCAACTCGTGAGGTTGCTTTTTCGAGTTAATAAGACAAATACACTACCACGATGTACATAACATAAACATCGCTTCCCTACTAGAAGTAGAGAAAACAAGTTCACAAGTGACATACTGGCATTTCTCAAACACACCTCATCTTCACGCTCATCCAGTCGTGTATGCTGAGAGTTAGTTGGAGAGTTTTCAACTCACGAGGTTGCTTTTTCGCGTTAGTAAAGCAAATACACTATGTTACATAACATCCTCAGAAAAACATCATAGGAAGAACATCATCAATGTATTAAAGGAGTCACTAGCCTTACCATAATTGATTGAAATACAATACAACAGGAAAAGAAGATGTGAGAATTCACTGCACAGGGAAAACTGATGTTTTCGTAGACATTAccactcttcaaaaatgtcaacggaTGCGTGTCGGATTTGCCAAAGGtaagtgtatttttggagaatccaacacgaGTTCCGCGCAACTTAGGCTAAATGAGAAGATAAATAAGTCAGACAACGCTGAGATTGATGATGATTCATTGATACAACTTCAGAAGTTCATCCTTATATTTCGCCTTTAGAGGTTCGCGCTTTAGTTTGAGAGCTGCAGTGACTAGTCCGGACTCAGGCGTCCACGGCTCGGGTATCAACTTGATCTTTGCTGGAATCTCAAACTTATCCAATCTTGCAGCTTTGGCTACCTGCAATTTCAGTCACATTACATACACTTTCAGCACATTCTATAGTTGAAAAACGTTCCAACACACAAATTATTGCCACGAAAACCACCCGtatcggattctccaaaaatacatcaCTTTAGGAGAATCCAACCTGCACtcgttgacatttttgaagagtccgagtaacATAGATGAAAACTAGAGATGAGGCACATTCACTTGTTGCAATAACATAGGCAGCATTGTAGCATTCTTCAATTATGTTGTCTGGGAAGTTCGATTCTAAAATAGTATTGAGTTGCTCACTCCGTTGCAATTTGTTTGTCTGTTTGACTTGATACagatttaagaaagtaaagaagatttttgaatcttgtggtcttaaactaaagatacgTAGAATGCACTAAAATGCtgtttaatcttgtggtcttaaacatgttaCGTGGAAAGTTATAACTAAAGAGTtgccaaaaagggaaagagaCGTTCTTTgttaaatggactaaaaaggaaagtaag from the Capsicum annuum cultivar UCD-10X-F1 chromosome 9, UCD10Xv1.1, whole genome shotgun sequence genome contains:
- the LOC107840915 gene encoding nuclear transcription factor Y subunit A-4 — translated: MKSLDPDLQGETLRLTHSTINSQDEMTASAKTNSQDQCASSEYVHDERYGRDMQVQMKPSLFPLQNEVAHSTGFSAFGYSDPYISGLYTAYGPQPFPQMMGIAPARVPLPVDIAEDGPIYVNAKQYHGILRRRQIRAKLEAQNKLVKNRKPYLHESRHLHAVNRVRGSGGRFLSSKKALQSDPNSYPANSTSSRDSVEHEGSTSAFSSVRQDVIHNGISFQQQQQPDQMAFSVSSHMGINMQGNGTQQRAPVVR